The proteins below are encoded in one region of Polypterus senegalus isolate Bchr_013 chromosome 2, ASM1683550v1, whole genome shotgun sequence:
- the LOC120524328 gene encoding olfactory receptor 6N1-like, translated as MTNTSLATSSVEQFIVIGLPGFQDHESKLLFSGIFLIAYLLICLGNLSILVTFMLDENLHKPMYMLICTLAVFDITFSSITVPRALVILMFDASVTSFAACFAQLFLYHSVGSSQTLLLMLMAYDRFVAICNPLLYPTIMTNRFLLKQIALCWLGGFTTLIIPLVLAVRLPFCGPNKVRHLYCDHTSVVRLACTDISVNSYVTLTIGLSVMFISLAYIVYSYIRIITSVLKIASSEGRAKAFSTCGTHLVVIFIFIFTAAGVYISYRIPGTSEDMRIIAAVLQTIIPPLLNPVIYCLRNKEIRDSFVKVVKRCKISP; from the coding sequence ATGACTAATACAAGCCTGGCAACGTCATCAGTGGAACAGTTCATTGTCATTGGCTTACCAGGATTTCAGGATCATGAAAGCAAACTTCTGTTTTCTGGTATATTCTTGATTGCCTACCTTTTAATTTGCCTGGGGAACCTCAGCATTCTTGTCACATTCatgctggatgaaaacctgcacaaGCCCATGTATATGCTGATTTGCACTCTGGCAGTGTTTGACATTACTTTTTCATCTATCACAGTCCCAAGAGCACTGGTCATTTTAATGTTCGACGCCAGTGTAACTTCATTTGCTGCTTGTTTTGCTCAACTCTTTCTTTACCATTCTGTAGGTAGTTCTCAGACTCTTCTCTTAATGCTGATGGCATATGACAGATTTGTGGCTATCTGTAACCCCCTTCTGTACCCCACCATTATGACCAACAGATTCCTCCTAAAGCAGATCGCTCTGTGTTGGCTTGGCGGGTTCACTACACTCATTATTCCACTCGTTTTGGCTGTCAGGCTGCCCTTTTGTGGTCCTAATAAAGTCAGGCATCTCTATTGCGACCACACCTCAGTGGTCAGACTGGCTTGTACTGACATTTCAGTCAACAGCTATGTAACTTTGACCATCGGTCTGTCTGTTATGTTCATTTCCTTGGCGTATATTGTGTATTCCTACATACGGATCATCACATCTGTGCTCAAAATTGCCAGTTCTGAAGGACGCGCCAAGGccttctcaacctgtgggacacACCTGGTGgtaatttttatctttattttcactgcTGCCGGTGTCTACATTTCATATCGGATCCCAGGAACGTCTGAAGATATGCGCATAATAGCAGCAGTGCTGCAGACCATAATTCCACCATTACTGAACCCTGTTATATACTGCCTGAGGAATAAAGAGATTAGAGACAGCTTTGTCAAAGTTgtaaaaaggtgtaaaatatcacCATAG